A section of the Primulina eburnea isolate SZY01 chromosome 1, ASM2296580v1, whole genome shotgun sequence genome encodes:
- the LOC140808402 gene encoding uncharacterized protein has protein sequence MPSTQAVGEKIKELQECPPESQNTTNIVADAISLVFGKEARGRVRGMGFGVIPSKVGASVKQNGNVQQLQTMVQSFQQQMQQNQLEMSSMFLQSMNQQNQQEHVASGDIGSGIGNEVGSNGDIDIGAKKNGNFDYVSQSNLRNVSLGDIRANTKCKLLHWCADELVVAEGRIASIDPNTKVHHVVLGRSC, from the exons ATGCCTAGTACTCAAGCTGTTGGAGAGAAAAta aaaGAATTACAAGAATGTCCACCTGAATCTCAAAACACAACTAACATTGTTGCTGATGCAATTAGCCTTGTGTTTGGGAAGGAAGCTCGGGGTAGAGTGCGCGGAATGGGCTTCGGAGTTATACCATCGAAAGTTGGAGCTTCTGTGAAACAAAATGGAAATGTTCAACAACTTCAAACTATGGTACAAAGCTTTCAACAACAAATGCaacaaaatcagctagaaatgAGTTCCATGTTTTTACAAAGTATGAATCAACAAAATCAGCAAGAACAT GTTGCTAGTGGTGACATTGGTAGCGGTATTGGGAATGAAGTTGGTAGTAATGGTGATATCGATATTGGTGCCAAGAAAAATGGTAATTTTGATTATGTTTCTCAG TCAAATTTGAGAAATGTGAGTCTTGGAGATATTCGTGCTAATACTAAATGTAAGCTGCTTCATTGGTGTGCTGATGAATTAGTTGTTGCAGAAGGTCGAATTGCATCCATAGATCCAAACACAAAAGTGCATCATGTTGTTCTTGGTAGATCTTGTTAG
- the LOC140812653 gene encoding FCS-Like Zinc finger 7-like, giving the protein MSVKRSRIGRFSIPVSVANASYDGKAKVFVADDATEASRRNIWTVAFPESVSEPDRVTFGGFLEQCHYCKKGMDQNSEVFMYGDLCAFCSDECREFQIAHDLSAEKQAAVVKQRAVQSQKIHNLKGWLGS; this is encoded by the exons ATGTCCGTGAAGCGGAGCAGAATCGGAAGGTTTTCGATCCCAGTTTCCGTGGCGAACGCCTCTTACGACGGCAAGGCCAAGGTTTTTGTGGCTGATGACGCCACCGAGGCATCGCGCCGGAATATTTGGACCGTTGCTTTTCCGGAGAGTGTCAGCGAACCTGATCGGGTAACATTTGGAGGATTCCTGGAGCAGTGTCATTATtgtaagaaggggatggatcaAAATTCCGAGGTCTTCATGTATGG TGATCTCTGCGCATTCTGCTCTGATGAATGCCGCGAGTTTCAGATTGCACACGACCTATCGGCGGAGAAACAGGCAGCAGTTGTGAAACAAAGGGCAGTTCAGAGCCAAAAGATTCACAATTTGAAGGGCTGGCTTGGTTCTTAA
- the LOC140808382 gene encoding uncharacterized protein — translation MAPYEALYGRKCGSPLYWDEVGEKAVVGPELVQMTMDKVKIVRENLKTAQHRQKSWSDLKRRLVEFNVGKKAYVKVSHMREVFRFRKAGKLNPRYVGSFEILEKVGTLACRLALPPSMSIIHNVFHVSQLRRYNPDPIHVLEVEPLLTEGNLRE, via the coding sequence atggctccatacgaagctctttatggaaggaaatgtGGATCACCactttattgggatgaagtgggagAGAAAGCCGTGGTGGGACCCGAGCTAGTACAGATGACAATGGACAAGGTTAAAATCGTTCGGGAAAATCTCAAGACAGCTCAACACCGACAGAAGAGCTGGTCAGACCTTAAAAGAAGGCTAGTAGAGTTCAACGTGGGCAAGAAGGCTTATGTGAAAGTCTCGCATATGAGAGAAGTTTTCCGATTCCGTAAGGCCGGGAAACTGAACCCTCGATACGTTGGATCCTTCGAGATCTTGGAAAAAGTGGGCACGCTAGCATGCAGACTGGCACTGCCACCAAGCATGTCAATAATCCACAACGTGTTCCACGTATCCCAGCTAAGGAGGTACAATCCAGACCCAATTCACGTTTTGGAAGTAGAACCACTCTTGACCGAAGGAAACTTGAGAGAATGA
- the LOC140808391 gene encoding uncharacterized protein: MDVADAEIQGLKTQVAQLTEENAQLTHMVEILQEEEPKEESEEEEPIKIDEPIAAEMVGRPPRQNRNPRYANNSNANERGNGPPPGFSLNQVDLGYSHDRGDDTARPELAEKRGDSAATVGIPRGTEIGRDSDFLEDKAGKWWEAISPAKTAAGPITWRRFREAFLKQYYPAEVRLEKLSEFENFSQAPDMSVVEYTSQFNALGSYAPAIMADEVLKLHHFKKGLNNRIQSALAVYQPAKFSDLMGAAIRAQADIRRIEEENRYKRPHSSHPSQGKPMFKRLNQSGGPPSGQSPVNNHQGLKPCPTCGFKNAGGCRRASGVCFGCGKSGHRIAEYPTTANRPAGPNRGTGPNAGAGPSKSKEDKPNARFFAMTREEADDANEVMSGTILIQQVPDYALFDCGATHSFISKRFAKKLGYKPDNLTEPFQIATPISRAIETHDIYKDCKISVNNRTFSADLIQLIMVDFVILGMDWLARNNAIVYCKGKRAKLRTSDQEEVVFHGKSKERKSLLSASQAWRAMKSGEDIYLAMVSEIKEEVELKLEDIPIVREFPDVF, from the exons ATGGATGTGGCTGATGCGGAGATACAGGGACTTAAGACACAGGTGGCACAGCTCACGGAAGAGAACGCCCAGCTCACCCATATGGTGGAAATACTACAAGAGGAAGAGCCAAAGGAGGAATCGGAAGAGGAGGAGCCGATAAAGATAGATGAGCCTATAGCAGCA GAAATGGTCGGTAGACCTCCAAGGCAAAACCGCAACCCTCGCTACGCTAACAACAGCAATGCCAACGAAAGAGGTAATGGACCACCACCTGGGTTCAGCCTTAACCAAGTAGACCTTGGCTATAGCCACGATCGTGGCGACGACACTGCAAGG CCAGAGCTAGCTGAAAAGCGTGGAGACTCAGCTGCAACTGTTGGAATTCCCCGAGGCACTGAAATTGGACGTGATAGTGATTTCTTGGAGGATAAAGCAGGCAAGTGGTGGGAAGCAATCTCGCCAGCCAAGACAGCTGCAGGACCAATCACGTGGCGACGTTTTAGAGAAGCTTTCCTGAAACAGTATTATCCAGCCGAGGTCAGACTGGAGAAACTGAGTGAGTTTGAAAATTTCAGTCAAGCTCCAGACATGTCAGTTGTGGAGTACACCTCCCAGTTCAATGCCCTTGGATCATATGCTCCAGCAATCATGGCGGATGAAGTTCTGAAATTGCACCACTTTAAGAAGGGGTTGAACAACAGAATCCAATCAGCTCTAGCAGTCTACCAACCTGCCAAATTTTCAGACCTGATGGGCGCGGCTATCCGAGCCCAAGCTGACATTCGTCGAATAGAAGAGGAAAACAGGTACAAGAGACCCCATAGCAGCCATCCTTCTCAGGGAAAACCAATGTTCAAGAGGCTCAATCAGTCAGGTGGACCTCCCTCAGGGCAATCTCCTGTCAATAACCATCAAGGACTCAAGCCATGCCCAACTTGCGGCTTCAAGAACGCCGGGGGATGCCGAAGGGCCAGCGGTGTATGCTTTGGGTGTGGAAAATCGGGGCACAGAATTGCAGAGTATCCTACCACCGCCAACCGACCAGCAGGGCCGAACAGAGGAACTGGGCCAAACGCAGGAGCAGGCCCTAGTAAATCAAAGGAGGACAAACCTAATGCCAGGTTCTTTGCCATGACTCGGGAGGAGGCAGACGACGCCAATGAAGTCATGTCAGGTACCATACTTATTCAGCAAGTGCCTGATTATGCATTATTTGACTGTGGTGCTACCCATTCCTTTATATCTAAGAGATTTGCTAAGAAGTTAGGATATAAGCCCGATAACCTAACTGAGCCCTTTCAAATAGCCACACCTATAAGTAGAGCCATTGAAACTCACGATATTTACAAAGATTGCAAAATCAGTGTCAATAATCGGACTTTTAGCGCCGACTTGATACAGTTGATCATGGTCGATTTCGTCATCTTagggatggattggttagcaAGAAACAATGCGATAGTATATTGTAAGGGAAAGAGAGCCAAACTCCGAACCTCAGATCAGGAAGAAGTCGTGTTTCACGGTAAATCCAAGGAACGGAAATCGCTGCTTTCCGCATCTCAAGCTTGGAGAGCCATGAAATCCGGAGAAGACATTTACCTAGCAATGGTCAGTGAAATAAAAGAGGAAGTCGAGTTGAAACTGGAGGACATCCCGATTGTGAGAGAGTTCCCAGATGTTTTCTAG